One Salvia splendens isolate huo1 chromosome 1, SspV2, whole genome shotgun sequence genomic window, taatttttaatattattattgaattttccccgtatctgtgtcgtaaatttaatttcgtattttgtgtgattgttaattatttattttttataattttgtttattgtggctaaaCTATGGTTgacctattgcttgtccagttgcttatcctgatgatgtggcagatggagtttgtggctaggctatgactgggctatggctgagctatctctattggagatgctcttaggggtTGATTGTGGTGGTAGTTGTCGTATTTTGACATCCTTCTCCTCATCTTCACCATTTTGCACGTAGACAAATATATACGGCCTccgtctcactcaagatgtccaccttCTTGAGTGACATGGATTTTAGGAAGAGTTCTTAGGTGGAGTAAGcatgaaaaaaaagtaattgaatattttaatgagaagagATGAGAGATggatttattgtgaaatatagaAAGTTGACATCTTGAGTAACACAAATTGAAAGGaaaagtggacatcttgaatgggacggagaTAATTGTTTATAAATAATGAGTGGTAGACGTCACCACAGTTCGGGAATCGGCGGTTCACgattcggaaccgccggtttcggttcaAGAAAagcttgaaccggaaccggcccgtccaaggtttggcggttccggtttttgtACCGTGAACCGGTGGTTCATCGCAACccccggaaccgccggttcctatCCGATTCCAGGCCAGTTCCGCCGGTTCGGCCTGTTCATGGaaaaaaattttattaacattttaattcaagtaaaaaatgtaaatatacttgcataaataaaattagaataatgcgatgtacaaatgcaattttattgatacaaattacaactttaaaattacaaattacaacttaaaattgacaaattacaacttaaaaattataaattacaaaagacttaaagtcttgattacaatttacaaattacattttcagaacaaatgggagaaaaaaaataaaggaaaatgatttgagctcaacttaaatctaaaatttaagttgagatgcctacgtatcatcaatgctcaattgcattttggaatcaaagtccacgtagttctcttaccttgcttacctatttggcttgatcagAGGAATTGGcggcctactcttcttcgtcggggaagtagtcttggtcgggttgtactacttgattgtccaaatccggttcttggtctctaatttcgggtTGTACTACATgatatttatgaaaattgaaagtggagaatagagagtagtgtgattgtgtgaatatgataacgtgaacaacgtgagtaaattatgagcgcaaataacgtaaacaacttgagagaatgaggatggagaatagagaaattgagattgagaagagtaattcttattaacacaagaatggggtaagtagaaatgaagaggaggggagtatttataggggaaaattgtgattaaatagaaaacaaaaaaaattcaaatttcaaatttttgaaaatccggcggaaccgccggttttctgtGTAAACCGCtggtttcgtcaacggttttctAACGAAAACCGGTGGTTTTTGACCGGTTTCTAAAAAGGCTAGGGGTGGGTCGGTTTTAGGCCTGAAAAGTTGTCGGGAACcgtcgaaccgccggttccgaaccgtcggtTACGGTTCGTTCAAAAatggaacctgaaccggcccggtgGAACCGGTGGTTCCGGCCACGGTTCGAACtgccgccgacggttccggttccgaatcGCCGGTGAcagttccgggccggttcggttcggtttggggaccTCTAATGAGTGGGTTTCAACATGATTTAGACATTTGTAAATAAACCCTAATAAATGATGAATTTTACCATTATAGTATTTGGACGGTGATTAATTGATATGTGATTTCTTTTAAGTATTTGTTTATTATAAGTATATAGATTGAGGTGTGACAAACCACGCCTATATATCCCTTCTATCACGTTCTGTTTCTTCCATGACTTTTAGGTCCGGGGCGACACCCCACATCCACGTCATAGACCGGCCGAGCAACATCTCTGGTGAAGGCGGCGCACAGCTGAGCATACAGAGCGGCGATGACGACTAGTGTTGTAGGAGTAGGTGGAACGAATGTTTGCATAAGGTTCACTCacattattcattttctttGGAATCGAAGTAACAAAATGTTGGAATTGAAATATAAAAGTATATGTTAGAAGAGCGATTTTTTTTGGAGGAACTATTTGAAAGGGCAAATGGTGGAATGTTTATGAGAAATAATTTAGGAGATGTTGGTGATACGGGAAACTAAGTAAACACTCTACTCCCTCCTTTCCATAGTAGTGGATGCATTTCTTTTTGACaccaagattaagaaaaattgggttaagtgaattaagtaaagtaagaaataaaaaaaatttagagaGAATTAAGTAAGCcaaagtaaagtaagtgaatATTTTCCAAACTTCTCAACTTGTTCAAGTGATACTAACTCACCTCTTTTTATAGGCATTCATTTCCTATTATGTTATtctatactttattctttaatAATCTATATATCTAGATTTTTTTGtataaaaatatggatatttAGATAATATCTATATTCCAGAGAATTCTATAAACTATATACATATTCTACtacttaatttaaaaaaaattagaatataatatctatatattcatatcatatcTAAAAAATTCTACAATAAAAATCAAGTTTATTTATTCTATTTGGATAAATTGCCTGTAAAGTAATGAActtttataaaagtttagtgTTTCCCGTGAACTTTAATTGTTACgttaaaagtcatgaactttaccccCGTGTCAGGTATTCTGGCTAAGCAGTGTGATGATGTATATATTTATGCTGGCGTGGAAGATGATTTGGTTAATAAGTGTGTGGTGAGatgtcaaattttaatttttgtttttaataaacaaaaacacTTTTTCCCTGATCCAAGTTCACAAGCTTTCATCAATTTGATTAGCAAGTTAAAATGTCTATGATTCCGAGCTTCTTCGGCAGCCGCCGCAACAACGTCTTCGACCCATTCTCCCTAGACATATGGGACCCCTTCGAGGACTTCCCTCTCTCCACCAACTTCCCTCCTCCGCCCGCGAAACCACCGCGGAGGCCAACGCCCGTGTCGACTGGAAGGAGACGCCGGAGGCCCATCTCTTCAAAGTCGATGTCCCCAAACTGAAGAAGAAGGAAGTTAAGGTTGAGGTGGAGGATGGCGGCATTCTGCAGATCAGTGGCAAGTTCGTGCGCCGGTTTAGGCTGCCGGAGAATGCGACGGGAGGAATTGCAGATGGAGGAGGAGGAATCTCGACGGGAGGGAGGAATGTAAAAACGACGTTGGCGGCTGTCCGAACAATAGCCCGCAACTCCGTTGTATCGGTGACTCCACCGAGGAGGCAGAACGGCGGTGGTGGAGTGAATCGGGGTGTTGACGGGATTTTGGGGATTTCTCTGTTGGGGATCTCCGTCGGGCAAGGGAGATAGCGGAGAGGGAGACTCTCCGGCACTTCTCCGACGGCGAATCGCCGAGGTGACGGCCGGCAGTGGATGATGTGGAGGTGGAAGGCGACGGGATTTGGGTGAGGTGAAGTGAGGAGAGTGGAGAAGGGAGTTGATcgattattttaaatttttaattttttttaacaaacacAAACCGATGTCGTTTTGTGTTCCGACTGCTAAGTCAGGCTTCCGGCTGCCATGTAGGATAAGTTTATGCCGGAAAATTATCGGGTCGGATGGGAAATTTGCAGAACCAGGTAAAGTTCACGACTTTTAACacaacatttaaagttcaacggaaaaaccaaacttttgtgaaagttcatgacttagagcatctccaatggcggcgagcgggccggctagccgatttccggcgctcgccggtccgctcaccgaaccattggaaccggcgagcgccaaatcggcgtaCCCACGCCGATTCTCGGGCGCTGttcgatgcgctcgccgatcggctggccgccattgtaggCTCCCAATCGCCGAGCAATCGGCCagccgatttttaattttttttatttaatgtttttttgtgggacaaactcattcttggttgtttctcttttatagagacatccttaaatgttttatgttccactttcgatgtgtgacaaactcattcttggttgtttctcttttatagagacatccttgaatgttttatattccacttttgatgtgggacaaactcattcttagttgtgtttttttaattaatgtactttttaaaattttaatattattattgagttttcccgtatctgtgtcgtaaatttaattccgtattttgtgtgattgtcaattattatttattttatataattaggagtgatgtggctaggctattgctgggctatttgcttatcctgatgatgtgacagaaggatttttagtgctgatgatgtggcaggaggagtttgtggctagactatgaCTGGGCGaaagccattgtggatgcccttatagGCAATTTGCCCATTCTATTTCAACATAAAACAATAACAAATACAAAAGGTGAATTGTGAAGTGGGCTATGATAATTAAACAAGTATTAACACCCGAGCTATGCACGGcacataagagtttcaaataatgaatataaaatataataaatatatagaaaataagaattgaaagcaATATGGAGATTTTAAAAAACAGAAATGTTTGTCTCActaaaaatgaagaatttactactccccagtgaatgaaacatttatgcaattttaatttataatctaagtgaagtaaaaacaataaaattaatgacaaaaataagatgtgtgactaatgatcaaagagattaattagaataagatatacaaataaagaaaatatgtgtgagtaaagatgtttattgacAGTGTtatgcaagtcattaatccaaataaaaggtaaattaatatataaatttaatagcttaatttataaaaaattaatatgaaaaaaatatatggaatattaagcatatccacattaaatatatgaataatttaaatcatataaatttaaaacttctttgagaagtcaagttagaaaatttgtattatccaataatcacattttagtttattgtttatttctttcttttaatttcagaccatagcataacttgatatacatttccaaagactaaatgaattttttatattggaaagaataaatttcttacttcccgccacatatacgtataaaaagtaaattactactatcacttaaaataacgataatattttatgcatcttgtttgttttgaataatgtgagaatttacactactctttatattaagaagttatactaagttagatttaattttaaatatatataatgtcatcttattccttagtttaatctataaacttagtagtattgtttaattagaggcgaattaaaatataagaactaaaaactttaattgagtaaatataaGATGTAAATTGTAAGCATTACATATATGTGTTGTCGTTTAGCTTGTGAATTAATTAGGagaaaaagtattgcaataaatgattaaatctcaattttaacctaaatcaATGGAATgcaaactaaactctctagcacaattccaatttaactaaaatataaggctaattaatatataaatttaataacttaattataaattttttttaatggtaatgcactatttaaatgtgttttaacacttcttcaagaagttGGCATTTTATTCGgctattatttgtccaattgtttttgccttaaaaaattatttttgagtaGAAGACACctcatctttccattttccctccaaaaagggcattaaggacttttcatcaaacttgcactttagattagtatagattatATTCCATCCgtaaaaaaatagacaaagttaTAAGTGCCacaattttaatgcataattggtaaagcaaGAGAGGGTGAAAATGTGatgaaaatagtgttagtggattgtgagatcCACATTTAGAATGCAGTGTTTGGTTAGTATTGGCTTAAAACTTTCTACTTTTAGAGTTAGTCTAATTTTGATGTACGACAAAAAACGATATAAAACTTATCTATTTTTTTAGATGAatagaatattttttaaataaaatttttattgtCTCTTCtactttgtttttttatattttactatttgtAAATGCTCATGAATACATACTCTAAGGTAGGTAGGAGGGgtagtaaatttaatttcaaattaaaaattaagtagcCAATAAAAGTGTTCATAAAAGATTTAAATGAGATAGCCAATGTTATACACCCTCCTTCTCATgaacatttatatttttcatttacgTCCGTCACATAAAAATTTGGACATTTTCTTTCATAACAAGTTATCCAACCCTTCTTTCATAACAAGTTATCCACAActcataaaaaaaaagttatccACAACTCATTCCTCGTATACATCAGTTTATTTACAACTATATCACTTTGACATGCTATTACAATTCATTAACCTGGGTTCCACTATCCGCtaaagagcatccacaatagcggacttCCCGGCAGACGTCCGACCGGCTAGCGGGTCGTCCGTCCGGGACGTCCGACATCAGCTCGACCGACATCCGGGACGGATGAGAGGTCATCTGCGGCCATGTGCGGATGTCCATCGGGATGTCCGTCatctcgtccgctattgtggtgactcgacggacgtcccgacgaatatctcaattttttatttttttttcaaaactcaATATATACACCTAGTTGCACTTTGTTTCATTTGCACCACGGATGAGCGACCGGctaacgcatgtattatcatgcaccaCATGATCGTTAAAAATGAAAGCCTAAAACTAGTGGCGGACGCAAGAAATTTTATTGGCAGGGGCTCTACTATATTACCAGTGTGGCCTTTGTCCTCATAAAATagtctctattttttttctgattcgTCCATAAAATGCAGTTCAATTCTATTTTTAGAGATTTTTTTACCACAAATTATACTGTTAATAATGTGGGTCTCATTATCTACTaatgttaatttatttttttcttcctttttcttaAAAACTGATATTTCTAAAATCTCTTTTTTTATGAGACAAgaaagtgtatatatataattgtgatcaattgataactaaactaaaaaggaatTTAAGAACTTATCACTCGCTGattatagtatatattaattgttatttttcaatattataaaattcaacTGATATTCATGAATCAACGAATTATTATCGAGAAACTGATAAGTTATCAagttctaattttaatttagttctCAATTAATCACTCTCcccatatatataataatactactccctccgtccctctagagtagagacgtttcattttgagcactcgttttgaaaaaattataataaatagctaaagtgtaaaaaaaataaagtaaaaaagagaataatatagttaagagtcttctcaatattattttttctcttattttacattttttctattttaattatttattattatttttttcaaaacgagtgctcaaaatgaaacgtctctactacggagggacggagggagtatatcatatTATGATAAATTACAAACACAACACTTATACACATAACACATACATAAACATTTAATATAAAACTAGTccaatacttttaaattatttaatttacatAGATTACATGGAAAggatattaaaattaaattttgtaaatgatGATTTTTGCCGTGACTTCCTACAATTAGATTTCTATTGGTtgatattcattttaaaattttgtggtCAATCCAAATTACTAAATACAGTTTACATGGTACATTTTTAAAGCAGtactttattttaaataaaatcaaaatatatcgAAACGAGAGCATTTAAGTGACCAGCGGTCAACATTTACACATTTTACAAGGCTCTTTAGTAATAggaataatataatattattaatatttgttttaAACTTGTCTTCTCCTTCCTCAACCACACGGCAGCCATTGTTGCTACATTTTCACCTCTgtaattttcgattttttaaatttcgttCAGCCCCTCCCTACCTTTCAACATCTGTTCATTTAGTCGTCTAAAACAATATTTTAGTGAGGGCTGAAGATGATTttcagaattttaaaaaaaatttaaagtagAAAAACCAAGAAAATGGAACTcttgggaggggcttaagcccttccccacctcttactgtgtccgccactgcctaaaacaaaaatattcgTTCGGCTATCGACAAactatacagattcaaggcaCAACATGTACtttatttgaattgttttttgGTTTAGGATGTTTTTTTTCgtgaaatatatttttatttatttaaatatgtattttttttttaaataaaatgtttgcattttttatgctattgtgcagtgagatgtctTAGTGACATGACAGTGCAGTGGAATGTCCTTATCACgtgacatgaggtgtttttggaatgTCCTTGTGCTTGTCCACCGGGATGTCTgcccctattgtggatgctctaacactaCTTCAACTATTTTTCCTTCCCTTccatactttattaattatgcattaattcacGTATCATTTCAAATGGGACCGAGAGagtcttaaattttttttcataaaccAAACAAGCATAACTCAGTCATTTTTATGCCCCTTCCAACAAAATGTATGAACTCGAGAAGCTATGCATACATTCATCTCCAAAGTAAGCACAATTCAAACACAGCCATTTTAGTAGAagtataatttaaaaacaagaaATTGCAATTAGCAACAACAAACTCACAAATTCAATTCACAGACTGTAAGAAGGTAATCAAGTTTTCCCAAATTGAAGCATTCAAACCCCCTCCGCGGCCTTCTCGAGGTCACAATCAATCACCTTACGCTGCGCCGGGATCGCAACGTAACCGATCTTCTTCGCGATGgtgacatcatcatcatcgtcatcatcgTCATCGGACGAGGAGAGGTCGTCGAAGTCAACGCTGCGGGGATTGAATAGCGACCACAGGGAGAACATGACCGCGGCGGCGACGGCCCCGCATCCGACGCCGAAGAGCAGCGCTCCGACGACGCTCAGGATGTCCATGGTTCGATCGCGGACGGAGCTGGAGACGGAGGAGTAGAAATCCAGCGGGAATTCGGACGGCGACGATTGGGCGGCATCGTTGAATTGGCGGTTGGGGAATTGGGGAGAGACGGTGGAGGTGGAGAAGATTAGGGTAATGTATTGGGGATTTTCAATTAGGGCGTAATTGGGATCGTTAGGGTTTGAATTGAGGGAATTAGAAGGGTAATAGGTGGTTGTGGCGGAGAAATAGAAGAGAGTTTTGCAGGGGCgggcggaggcggtggcgacCAGGAAGGAGAGGAGGAGCGAGAGGGTTAAGGTCGCCATTGAGAAGAGAATGTATGTGTACGTGATTCAGAGAAACAGAGGCCAATTTAAGGTTAAACATGtgctttttctttctttaacatatttacttatttaatttagaatttatttccaaattagatttttttttactattttcaaattAGAATTAATCAAGTGGTATTCCATGTTGGAGTCCAAATTAATTTTGTGGCTTATGGATACTTGGGTGGGCTAATTACATGTTtccatacaaaatattttacatttatttcaatttagtacaaaaaatattaagtttacctatttcatacaaaaaatttacttagtgttccaaaataatacattcggttaaatattttaaacaccgttagttagtttataatttgtccaacttatcatcataataaaagaataattattaatatGATGTTATAAACTAGTATATATTAACAAATTAATCAttatttaagaaataaatttatattttgatcacatggagtatttgttttgaattaaaatatgtgtcTCAATTTATTATagatactactccctccgtctcaaaaaattatgtgcactttccatttccGTCAGCGTCCCATAAAAACTTGCCCATATTTTAATTCATGTGTCATATCAATTGCCCATATTTTCATGGGACAGATGGAATATAAACATCAATAAAGATATAAGTACTATTtgttaaaattattataaaaacttgagtaaaggccaaaactaGTCCTCAACATATGCCTATTTTAAgattttggtcatatactttatcttttgattttttgCATCCTGAATATTTCAACTCGGATCCCAATTGGTCATACCCTAataattccgtcaatttttaaacggttttaacccgattttgaccgattttgatggttttaaataggtcaaaatcgggttaaaaccgtttaaaaattgacagaattgttagtgtaggaccaattgtgatccgagttgaaatgttcaagatgcaaaaattcaaaagataaagtataggactaaaatcataaaatagacATATGTTGAGGACCAGTTTTAGTCTTTACTCTAAAAATTTTCGAGCCCAATTAACCCGAAACCTGAAGAGTTAGTGTTGAAAATTTATAACACTGAAAATTTTCTATTCAAATAGACTGCACTGAAATAGTCCGACAACCGAGCACGTTGACCCGAACCCGAGCATATTGACTCGACTAACATCCTAATTTTTAAacatttatatttcaattttcaacacCAACTTTATAAATTGGGCAAATTTGTTCACCTACCCAATTACTGAATCTATTAGTATAAAAAAGTAGTACTAACATAATTTATAATACAAGAATGTAGAAATGTAGAGACGAATGTTACAAAAATCCTAGTAATTTGTAATCTCATTTTTACAACCTAACTCATATAATGGAGAAATCATGCTTGACCATAAAAATGTGACTTTATTTTGTTCTTTTCCAGCTAGCCAGAATTTTACCATGACTAAATTTTGcacttttattcaattttaaaaatgacCAATTATATTATAGCTTTGACAATTTTCTCAATTGTCTCGTAGCAAAAATTTCATTATGGCACGTTTCTGCTTATCCCCGTAGTTCatgcatatataaaaattaaagataTAATTGACTAAATGTATTAATGACGTCGTTTAAATAGTCGAATGTTTTATTcttatgatattttttgtttacaAAAAATATAACAGAATTTCTTTAAATTATAAACTATGGCACAataaaaaatggttaaaattatgatataattgatatttttaaaaattagataGACAAGAGTTTGACaaaactttaatttattttattttgccatTTACCCTTTCTGGTTTGACTACTTCGGATTTTCAACATTTGATTAGATTGAATATTCGATAAAAAGAAATttgtaaaacaaataaatatctGAAATTATAAGCAAAAAGAATTAATTAAGCTGCAGCAAAATATCC contains:
- the LOC121743589 gene encoding uncharacterized protein LOC121743589 translates to MATLTLSLLLSFLVATASARPCKTLFYFSATTTYYPSNSLNSNPNDPNYALIENPQYITLIFSTSTVSPQFPNRQFNDAAQSSPSEFPLDFYSSVSSSVRDRTMDILSVVGALLFGVGCGAVAAAVMFSLWSLFNPRSVDFDDLSSSDDDDDDDDDVTIAKKIGYVAIPAQRKVIDCDLEKAAEGV
- the LOC121743501 gene encoding 18.3 kDa class I heat shock protein-like, giving the protein MGPLRGLPSLHQLPSSARETTAEANARVDWKETPEAHLFKVDVPKLKKKEVKVEVEDGGILQISGKFVRRFRLPENATGGIADGGGGISTGGRNVKTTLAAVRTIARNSVVSVTPPRRQNGGGGVNRGVDGILGISLLGISVGQGR